The sequence ACTAGTACATTTGGGTCTTTTTCTTAACATCatcttaaaattataaaaatatgtgTAGTTTAATCAACAAAAGTTTTCTCTCTCGAGTGCAACTAGCTACCATATAAGCTTCTTTCTTGATGTATTGCCAGGGCATCCTGCTCTAATTGGTCGACATCGACCGTTCCCGGTCACGCACCAAGCTGCAGAGAGGTGGTTGCATCACATGCAACAAGCATTGGACACAACTACAGATATAGATGATGACTCAAAGATTAAAATGATGAACTTTTTCAGGTTTATTTTCTGTCACACAGTGCAACTTCATATATATAGATGCTTGTTCAGATCCTATTTTGGTTTCCTTGTTATTTTTTTTAGGCACACTGCATATTTTCTGGTTGCTGGAGATGAACTGAAGAATCAAAACCAGCAAGTGCCATGCAAGCATGCAGCAGGAAGATAACATTAACATTCACCATAATCTTATTTTCATTGCATATTTGGAGATCAGCTAAGGAATCAATCATACCAATACCAATGGCCATGCAAGCGTGAACCTGGATCAGAAGGTAGAGCATCCATGTGTAAAGATTTAACATTTTTATCACAATAGGATGTTCAAAAGAATGAAATGGTCATTCTCTTTGGAATATTAAAAATGCTCTTAATATTATGTATATTTTTAAGCACCATTTATAAATGTTATCCATGAATAAGGCACTTCTCAGTTCTAACATTTAGATGTGGTTTAACTTTAGGGTTTTCCTGCTTGTTTGTTTGCAATTTACAGCAACTAGATCGATGTCAGATTCATTCTTATAAAtctataaatttataaattttgattTATCAGTGTTAATTTTTAAGTCTTCACACACGGTTTAGTTAAATTTAAGCATATAGCACACACATAAGATCTTGAACATTTTGTGGCCAAAGTTGGAAAAGTTGCTATGATTGTAATGAATTGCAGGGGAAGGCATGTAAATATGTAATGCAAGAATGAAAATTGATACATTTGTGGTGGCAATTAAAGTGGGAAATGACGGTATTTGATGCTATTTGCCCACTTTATCTTCAACACGCATACCAAATTTGATGTAACCTAACTTTGATTTATGCCTTATAATAGTAAAAAAGGAAAAATGGATTGATGATGCCCTAAATGGCAATTAGTAAGGCTGGTTTCTTTTATGAAAACTCTAGGGGTCAGCAGTTTtgttgaattttggccagcatgtaatcaGTAGAGAAAGAtgagtcattagatgaaatcttacaccaatctcacaccattagatcatcattgatggttatttgatggctaccaatcacaaaagttgctggctccCTAGCATTGctcttcttttatatatatataaaaaaaaattcaacaaaacaAGGTGAACatggaaagaaatagaaaattaGACTGCAGAAAATATACAACAAAAAGCATATGATTACTATTCCTACATTATCTTTAATATGGTGATCAATAACTATTGGAATCAAGCATCATGCTACTATTATTTACTatggtaaagtattaaattgatctCTTATGTTTGGATGtatttctgttttaattcttaaagtttaaagttttttttttcaaagataaatattattttattaatataaaataaaagtgtttccATAAGGAAGTACAAAAGAATTGGGTATTCCCATTTATCACCAGCTGTGACTGAAAGACTAAGAGCTTAAAGAAGAGTAGaagtaagagtaaagaaaaaGTAGCATCTATCAGGTATGGTTCACGAGTTCACGCACTAAATTGCTGGCTTCTTTCACTATCTCTGGTGCTGGGCTTATTACCTTCTCAAAAACACACCAATTCCTCGCTTTCCAAGTGCTCCAACACAGCGCCGCTATGAGGAGGGTCTTTTGTCTACCGTCGAATTGAGCCGCTGCCCAGGATAAGACTCGTTGCCACCAATTGAAAAAAGTTTCTTCTTCTCTCATCCATAGGTCAGGGGTTATTAAGCTTAGGCTCCATATTATTGAAGATAGGGGGCATTGAAACAAagcatgagaaattgattcagccttcaacatgcatcttggacaagtggcaagagtggatgcgaaccggctgtgaacttgttgcaacactggaagcttttcatgaagacttttccatagaaaaatcttaattttatgtgGTAATTTCAACTCCCAAATGCTATTCCAGACTCTGTTGTGTATGTTCTGGGGCCTCAATGAAGTAGGAGAATGAAAGAATCCATAAGCAATTTTGTATCCTGACCCAACTTCATATATACCAGATTTTGTCCAGCACCAATtaacttcatcctcctcctctgttggtttgattgaaaaaattttattgcatATATCAACTGAAAAAATCGACTCAATCAGATTTTTATTCCAACTTCTATCAGGATTTAGTAACGCACTAACGTAATACACTTGCATATTTGGCGGGATTGTGAGTGCATTTTGAGGGACATTAAGGGGCACTGGTGGTGGGAGCCAGAGGTCATGGAAGATGCGAACATTAGTGCCAGAGCCTATTTTCCATAACAAGCCTTTCTCGATCACCTTGCGCCCTTCAAGAACACTTCTCCAACCCCACGACGGTACGCTACCTATCTCTGCATGTAGGAAATCTGTATTTCTGAAATatttagctttgagcattcttgatatAGTAGAATTAGGGTATTTCATTAGACGCCAACATTGCTTGCCCAATAAAGCCAAATTTTGCGCCCTTAGATCCTTGATCCCCAGCCCTCCATCTTTCTTTGGTCTCGTCATTGTGTCTcatttaatccaaaccattcttcgttctgcgcctttttgaccccaccaaaattgcaagagcatgctatgaatctcagtcaacagcgtgtccgggagcttgaaacaagagagtgtataaataggaatcgcCTCCCCCACCGCTCTCAATAGCGTAGTATTTAAACCGCCTTTTACTTTGCCAGGATTGAGGTTCGGTTTCCATCAAAATTGGAGCATGATCCGAGCTGACTCTGTGAGCCTGTGCACCACTGCATTCGGAAACTTCAACTTCCATTCCATCCCAACTAAATAGCGGTCAAGCCTCTCCTTCACCAAATCCTCTCCTTGTCTTCGATTTGTCCACGTGAAAGGGTGCCCCACCATTCCAATATCCACCAATTCGTTACTGTCAATAAAATTAGTGAATGTTGCAATGGTGGTTGCTGATTTTTGGCCTCCACCCTCCTTTTCCGCTTGGCTTGTTATAGCATTAAAATCGCCTGCTATTACCACTTTTCCTTCCATGTGTTGGCTCATTGTTATAAGCTCCTCAAACTGTAAGGATCGAATTTGTTCTGAACAACTCAAATGGACACCAATGAACGCCCATACCTCACTGCTTCCGACTTCCTTAATTTCGGCTGCCACAAAGAATTCTCCACTGCTAATAATTTGAACATTGATGCTGTCCTTCCAAGTTAGCACAAGTCCTCCTGCCACTCCTGCCGAGTTAACAATATGCCAGTTTTCGTAGCCGCATACCCGAAGTTTTGCTTCCACCTGTCGAGATTGGTTCTTTGTTTCACTTATAAACACAATCTCGGGGGAGTGGGATTTACAGATCCCTTTTAAGGTGTGAattgtcaggggtctccccaaaccccgacaattccaAACTATAGTTCTCATGGTGCCTTGGGTGCCATTTGtaggctggcaccctccaccatCTGTTCAACTGCATTTTCATCCTCTGTTCTTGCTTTCTTTGTAGTTACTTCAGCTATACCACTCATCAACCTTTTTTTGGGTTCACTTTTAGTATCTGACTCTGCAGCACCTTGTCTTGCTAACCTTTTCCACTTCCTACCTTTTTCTGTGGTGAGACACTCCCCGATAGCGAATTGCATAAGCTGCCCTTCATCCTCCTTGGTATTGGACTGACCAGCTATGATAACCTCCATGCATTCTGTTCTAGAGTTGGCTGATTGAGGTGACTCAGGTGCTGCCCTGTTACTAGTGTCTTGTGGTTTCAAACTTTGTTTCCCTTCTTGCATTGACATCCCTGCAAATTCTTCCAATAAGCAGTTTAAGACCGGTTTTTTCTTACGTTGAGTGGCCTTATTCTGATTTTGGgttgagttgttgaatgttcTTTCTCCTTCAGAGTAGATTCGCATCCCCACTTGGCTAGCTTTAACCCATTCGCCAATGTCATCCTCTTTTACCATATCACTCTCTGTGTCCTTCAGCAGATCATGGCAGTTTTTCACCTCGTGCCCCAATTTTGCGCAATAGGTACAGAACTTTCCAAGTCTCTCATAGCGCAGTGCCACTTCTACCTCCTTTTTATTAGGTCCTGCCACTATTAACTGATCTCTCACTTGCCTGGCAGCATCGATATTGATTTTGGCTTTCACAATCCTAGTTTCTCTGCCTCGCATCTGAAATTTACCTACCTCCAACACTGTGCCCAGATTCTCTCCCAATTTACGTCCAACTTCGAGGGTTTTAAACGATTCTGGCAAACCCCAAAATTGAACCCAAACTGGAattatttgaatctaaaaaaatttcatttaatttcaatgtaGTTCTAATCTgagatcaaagttaaataattaacagaatattctacTTGACAGCATTGCAAGAACAAGATATATAAGCTCCAATGGTACAAAATTAATAATAGAtatatcaatacatttatttattattctccttaattatatagaaaatatttcatttaaattgtaaagagaatgataaataaatgtattgatgcatttattgttaattttgtatctttggagcttgtacttatttttgacatttcgttaattatttaactttgacctcatggTGGAActatattaaaactaaataaaaaatttttagattcaaataggacactttaaatctTA is a genomic window of Arachis ipaensis cultivar K30076 chromosome B06, Araip1.1, whole genome shotgun sequence containing:
- the LOC107604972 gene encoding two-on-two hemoglobin-3 isoform X1; its protein translation is MQSLQQKAAEWSGVATDDAFAIDETNLFQKLGLQTFINLSTNFYTRVYDDEEEWFRSIFANSKKEDAIQNQYEFFVQRMGGPALYSQRRGHPALIGRHRPFPVTHQAAERWLHHMQQALDTTTDIDDDSKIKMMNFFRFIFCHTVQLHIYRCLFRSYFGFLVIFFRHTAYFLVAGDELKNQNQQVPCKHAAGR